CTACATTTTTTCAAAGCATCCAGGCAAAGCGTTAACATCGATCTTAGAAGATGTTTTTGGGAAAATAATTGGTAAGCTCGTATCAATAGGATATATAGGTTACTTTTTGTATATAGCAGCTCGGGTAACGAGAGATTTTACAGACTTAATTATTATTGAATTAATGATTAAAACCCCTAATTATATCATTGCCGTTGCCATTATAATCGTGGTGATTTATGCCTGTTCCCTCGGCATCGAAGTGATCGCAAGAACTGGGCAATTAGCGATTATATTTTTGTTTGGACTAGGTGGACTCGTTATTGTGTTTGCGCTCATCGATCAGCTACCAGACTTTTCTCGCCTTGAACCAGTGTTAGAAGAGGGATGGGGACGTGTGTTAACGAACGCTTTTCCTGTTGCTACCACATTTCCATTTGGGGAATTGATCGCTTTTACGATGTTTTTTCCATTTTTTAAAGAGTATAAAACAAAAAAAATAATCATGACTGGTTTAAGTGCTATCGTCGTTAGTGGGCTGACATTAGCGTTACTATCAGCACTCGTTGTGGCGATAAATGCACCAGAAGTGATGGGGGATCTCGCGTTTCCACTTCTCGATGCCATAAAAAAAATCAATATAGCTGACATTATTCAGCGGCTCGATCCTATCGGTATTTTATTTTTAGTTATTGGAGGGTTTTATAAAATATCTCTCTTTGTATACGCAGCTAATGTGGCATTTAATCATGTTCTGAAACTGAAGAAAAATGTATTCATGCAAGGTTTTTTGGCAATTGTACCGTTAGTAGCTTCTTTTTACATTGCAGAAAATTTTATCGAACATTTGTATATTGGATTAGAAGTTGTTCCCTATTATCTGCATCTCGTTTTTCAGCTTTATATTCCACTTTTGTTGATAGTAGGCAGTTGGATTCGCTCAGCTTTTGAGAAAAAAGGAGCTAAGAAAAAGGCGTCTTAAGGTCGATTGCCTAGAACTATTGAATAAGCAAGATATCTTAGCTATTCTCTGAATGAAAATGTCTACATAATAAAAAAGACGAGCTGTCCCCAAAAGCACTGACATTTTGGAACAGCTCGTTAACCATAACTAAGTGATTATTAAAGTAATTGCATGGTTGTAATACATGTAGCATCATCTTCAAACGTAGAAAATTCAGAATGAACGGTTTTTCCGTTGTGCTCAATCGTTATATAATAGGTTTCTTCTCGTGGAAGCCACAAATCAATAAAACCATTAGCAAGTGACGTTAAAGACTCATCAACTATGACCTCACCTTTTGTGTTCTCAATGTAGATGTCAAACTCTTCCTCTATCATCTCTCCTTGGCACCCTGTAAGGTTATGGTAAGTGCAAGGATGTGTTTCCTTAACGTAAGGGGCAATAGATACAAAAAAGTCGTCACCAACTAAGTCATATGTCACTTCTCGGTCGTCACTATCCGTAACGATCAATTCAGTAGGTGTTATTGAGGCTGTTTCGTCTTCCACATTCGTTGTGCTGTACTCATGTACCATCTCTTTTATAGCTTGTTCATTCTCTTCTTCTACAGCACGATTATCACCAGTGCTCGAAATAACTAAATATACCACTGATATGATAGCAGCCAAACCGAAGGCTGTTATTAATTTTAATTTCATAATTATTCCTCCTTAGTTATTTTTGAAACACCATTGATGGAATAGCCACTTGTATTTTAGCATGCTTAAACGTTAGTGTGACATTTATTTGTGAAGATACTATGAAGAACGGAGAAATTGTTTAGTGAGATTAACAAAGCGGTTATGCATGGCATAAAGGCGATAACATCGATATATCCATGGAACATGTTGCCGGATAGGATTTTTTTCTGTTCACCTCACTAATTTTTTTCTCGTTGGACACCAAAATGGGATAGTGATGTTTTTGTTGATCTAGCACAAAAATAAAAACCCCTTGTAAACCAAGGAGTTTAGCGTTTTTTTATGGTGTCCCGTACTGGGCTCGAACCAGTGACCTCCACCCTGTCAAGTATCGGTAATTGTCCGATAAGTCAGGAGTTAAGTCAGTCCAGTAAGAGTAGCGATAAATCAAACGGTGAGTCCTACGCTCGTCCTATTTCTATCTAATTATAGCGTATAGCACCGCAATCCTGCAAG
The DNA window shown above is from Salipaludibacillus agaradhaerens and carries:
- a CDS encoding GerAB/ArcD/ProY family transporter, yielding MNKEKITNYQIFLLMVLFMLGSAVVVGLEMNSQQDAWLTILTGMVFGSVFFLLYGYIFSKHPGKALTSILEDVFGKIIGKLVSIGYIGYFLYIAARVTRDFTDLIIIELMIKTPNYIIAVAIIIVVIYACSLGIEVIARTGQLAIIFLFGLGGLVIVFALIDQLPDFSRLEPVLEEGWGRVLTNAFPVATTFPFGELIAFTMFFPFFKEYKTKKIIMTGLSAIVVSGLTLALLSALVVAINAPEVMGDLAFPLLDAIKKINIADIIQRLDPIGILFLVIGGFYKISLFVYAANVAFNHVLKLKKNVFMQGFLAIVPLVASFYIAENFIEHLYIGLEVVPYYLHLVFQLYIPLLLIVGSWIRSAFEKKGAKKKAS
- a CDS encoding CueP family metal-binding protein yields the protein MKLKLITAFGLAAIISVVYLVISSTGDNRAVEEENEQAIKEMVHEYSTTNVEDETASITPTELIVTDSDDREVTYDLVGDDFFVSIAPYVKETHPCTYHNLTGCQGEMIEEEFDIYIENTKGEVIVDESLTSLANGFIDLWLPREETYYITIEHNGKTVHSEFSTFEDDATCITTMQLL